The region CCATATGGTAGAGTATTAAGATATTATATGAACTGCATATTCATATTATGCTCAGCCTCTCTGCTGCAAGCTTCTTCCTTCTGTTCCATCTTTCACAAATAGGAGTTCTATGCCCAAATTTCACCCAATAGAGTCGTCATAGTCTTTTGATATTGTAAAGTTGTTTGTGCTTGTATATAAATGTGAAAGCAATATAAATTTGGGATGACGTAACGGGGTGAGTATGGCACCTATATTGATCAAGTGGGTCACTCACATTCCAACCTCACTACCCTAGTAAGGATAGCTCAAACCCTAGTTCAGCATAAGTTGAGGTTTGTGTGGGTTGTaagtttattactttttttgcaATGTCTATTGGATTACATAATTTGTCGTAAATGAAAATTAATGGCATGAACTAAAACTTACTATATTGTACGATTCCCAATCCCCATCACTTAAAGGTGACTTTGTAATTCCTTTTTTACTGTTTAGTCCTTTTAGGGTTATACCACTACCCGAATAATGTTTGACAATCATATCTTATCTCACCACCTATATCAgtatcatcttttctttttgtccttttggTGCCACCAAATTCAATTGAATTAGTCTCCTTCTGGTGCTTTAATTCATCAGTATTAAATTTGACAGTGCACACCTTCCCTCATCTGTTGTCAATTGGTTTCACTTCTCAAGATGGGTGTTCGTGTACTAgtttaatctttttttctttttactgtgGCCACTCATCAGTCTTTGTCCTGAAATTATGTTTTCTGTTGACTAGCGTTTTCTGGTTGAATATCCCCAAGTTGTTTTATTGACCTTTGTTTCTTAAGTGCGCAACACTTCAACTATGGGTCAATTTGAGATTGCCTGAAAACTCTGGTCCAGTCTCACTATTGGTTGGGTAAGGTAGGTTTGGAGGTTTTATGGCCCTGCTCAAAATGCAGCCCAATCCAGGAATATCTGGTTTTAACTCTTTTGGAGTGGATCTCTGCAAAATGTTTTGAATTAGCTCATAGGATTTCTGATTGATGTTAATCATTAAATTCCAGTTGCATCACATTTGCTAGTGGTCATGTCACATGTAGATTGTTGTTACAGGCAATTAAGTGGCTGTGCCATTTATGTACTGTGCAATGcatcaatattttttgttttttatgcttCTGTTTCATGTTATCAGATAACAGATGCTTGCTCAGCCTGTTTTGAGCAACGCACAGTCTTCACGCAGCAGGTCTTGGCAAAGGCATTGAACCAGATGGTATGCGAATATCATATATGATCTAGAATATTATCATCTTCAATTCTTTGTTAGTAGTAATTGTTGTATTTTCAGTGCTTTTTGGTTTTGCTTTGTAGTTCGGCTTCGGCTGGCTTGGGTTTTTGGGGTGTCTATTGTGGTTTAGGTCGTCTTCAATAGGCTTGGTCTATGGGTGTCTTTGGGTTTTGTTgtagtgggtgttttttttttttttttttttggggggggggggggggggggggcgggcgttttagggttttgtgggtgttgttagggtgttttgtcttttgggcttgttcgctttctagttaggtgttttctgttgtatacttctagtgtacgtagcgGCGCCTTAcgttttcaataaaactaatcttacttatcaaaaaaaaattgttgtatttTCAGGTTGATGAAACTCCTATACCTCTACTCTTCATGAGAACAGTGATTCAGGCAATTGATGCTTTTCCTAAACTGGTAAagattttttcctaaaatatgcTATGTTGACATCTTTGTTACTATGGTAATGTCTATGTTGAAgtcatatatattttgtttacaaTGTGAAAATATGGACTGTATGTGAAATTTTCACTTCGTTGCAATGAGGATGGTcaggttatttatttattttttttgaggaaagattttctgcttctttctattacatttcaaaataatttctACTTGTTTTCAGCGGTCAAACCAAAGTAACCAGGTATTGTTTTATGAAGTTTGTGCAAGTTATGGGCCTTTTGGGTGCATCCATCAGTATTTGTGGTCACATACAGTACATAAATCAGTAGTTGGTTATGCTAAATGGGATTTTCcctctatttttgtttttattttttttcaataattagtGGTATTTGTTACTTTCGATGACATGAAGCATCTCATTGAATATGAATGTGCTATTTGTCTGTGGTAGATACAACTTATAAATGAAGAATAATTTGTAACCATCACGTTTGTTCTATTTAGGTTGATTTCGTGATGGAGATTCTTTCCAAACTTGTGAACAGACAGGTATGCTTACTCAACATAGAATTAGGGTTTTCTGAAGCATACAACCAAAAAATTTAACCATGTGTGCTCTATGTTTTATCAACTCATACTGATTGTTAGCATAATTGTGCTAGATGTGATGTTTATACGTACTTTTTGAGTGCAGGTGTGGAGAATGCCTAAGCTGTGGGTAGGATTTTTGAAATGTGTCTCTCAGACGCAGCCACATTCTTTTGATGTGCTGTTACAGGtatcttataatatatattataaagtGTAGAGAGTTCTTCTTGCTTTAATGTATTTtcactttaaatttttttttcctcgtgTTCTTTGCAGTTGCCAGCACCACAACTTGAAAGCTCTCTGAATAAACACTCTAAACTTAGAGGTCCCCTTGCTGCCTATGCAAGGCAGCCAAGTGTTAGAACCTCAGTACCTAGGTACAGTTTTCTTGGATTTGATCAACTGTCCACCCTGTATCAAATAAATCTGCTAGCTGCTGCCttttgcttttatatttaaCTAGTGTTTTCTGGTCTTTTTGGAGGCCTTTCCTATGCAATATTGCAAACTTTTAGTTCTTTGACAAGGCTGTGTATTCACAGTATATAAATGAATTATAGatatttatcatatttctttatttttgaatttatttgagGTGTCAGAAGGTACTGTCTTTACCTTTACTGTTGGAAAGAATTTTTCTGGATCATTCTCAATTGAATTGAAATTCATTCAACCTTTCAAAGTTTGGCATATAGTGATATTTGGTCATTAAGTGGGTTTAATTCATGAAGTTCATCACTCAAATCAACTggaaaaaagttaaaatctAGAATTCCAACCTTTGGTTGAGATTTGGTCCCCGAAGTGTAATTAGTTATAATATGTTTGGGAAAGCCTTAATAAATTAACTGTAAGTGCTTTCAAACATCTACCAGCACATACTGTTTTGTTTGACCTTTTGAATTAGAAAAGATGTTATTATAGATCTAAAGTAGTCACGTATATTATTGTTTCTGTTTGTACATGATTTTTCCATTTAGTACACATCTGATAACGTTCTCCTAATGATTGAGCTGTCAGAGACCATTGCATATGTGCAAAACTGATCATAAcattaaaaacattaataatatGGAAGATATGGTTCAAAATTCTCGAGGCAGTAACATTAATACTAATATTAAGCTTTTAGATCACGGGCTCTTTGAGGGTGGGGATAATACTAGCAAAGAGTAAGGTGACTCTTCACACCCATTATCATACCTATGCCACACCGACTGGCGTGACATATTTTGAGTGGCCTCTCATGCCAGTCACTTAAAAAACCAAAAGTGTTAGCCACTTGAAATACGTCACGCTAGCCAGTGTGACATGAAAACTAAATCCATAAAATAAATTGTTGATTCTCTACATATCATCAAGCTTTTCTTCAGCTGCTGAAGTTGTGGAATATGGAAACTAAATAGAAAAAAGTCATGGCACCCTTGGGTATTCTTGTAACGATAATACTTTCTAGAAAATTTATTTGGTTTTTCTATTTAGCTGTAGTGTTACCACGTCAATAAATTAGGTATTCAcctttgtttggtttttgtttttttctttaatactcTTTGAattttagttttgtatttttggttaaCCTACTGGGTTTGCATTTCGGCAGATCGACACTAGCAGTTCTTGGTCTTGCAAATGAATCGAATATGCAACAACCTCATGTCTCATCATCTTTGCACTCTTCTGACAACGCAAGTTCTTCAGTTCAAGGAGCAACTCCAACGTGATATAAGTAGAAAGCCTGAGGTTTTGCAAATTGACCCTCTGTGTTTAAACCTGCAGTCAACATTGGTACCACTGGTTCCAGTTGTTGGAAACAAATTTGTTGCTCATAGAGCGGCCGATTGCTTGGATATTTGACTGCTGCTGACCTGTTGAACCAACATGAAACTAGACCAGTCCGGTAACGTGGGATCGGGATGACGATTCTATCGCCAAAGGAATCCTCCCGCCTGCAACTGCCCTGAGGAATGTACCATAGTTACAATTCTATCTTATTTCCAATTTCTTTTGTAGTTtcattctttcaaatttttttcaatttttttttaattttctgccTCATCTGGGGCAGTTTAAGTAACATATTTTGTTGAGTAGTCGCTTAGAATACAGTTGAGGCTGTCACAGGCCCCTTTGTGTaatataagttgtaatttttgaTAATTATCCTCCATGTTTTGTGTAcaatctttcaaattttcatttacATCTTCTACCCTATCTGGGGCAGGTTTCAATCGATATTGTATTATGTTGGGGCTGAGGTGTTCTGCTGCCTCCCCTTTTGAGCTTCAGAAAGGCTTGTAAGAGGTGAGAAAATAAGCCACCATAACAGTTGCACCAGCACCATCTACTGAAGAGGATTTGCCTATTTTAATTCTTAGGAATTCGTGAAAGCTAGATTGTTAGACAAAATTCTCAAGAGCTacaatttttattgatttcccaaattttattttatttttctcacaCTTTAGATTCATGTACAAAGAAAATCCCATATTTTAGGTTAGAAAGTCATTTCTCATTACTAATataacatttaattaattaattaattgattttttttaactaagaaAGCAACCACAAAggcatttttagaaaaatatttttatatttgagcTTGAcctaaaactttattttaacataaaacatttttgactgaacatttttttgaaaaaacttgGGTTTTTGGTTCTTGACTGGCATTCTTAAATGTTTTGTTGAAAACCTTTTTCAATGTTAGGTTTGCACTGAGAAAGTCAAATTATTGACATTCAAATTCTCGGTGAGATGATTCCGACGAAAGCGGGGTGGCGTTCGGGGTGTATTGTGGTGGATTTAGAAGGGGACTTGCGgaagaaaaatgttttatgccttaaataaaacacaaaccACTTTACAGAAAACAATAGGCATTTTATAGTTCACCGAAAATGTTCTTTAGTTAACCAAGTTTTGTAAGTGCTGCCAAACATtcaaaatagattaaaaatgttttacagaaaacattttacgtcgaaacaagtAGAGCTTAAATGaatattgaaaatgatttcaaataatcttaatttatatttttaaagataAGATTGcctaaaatatattattaaggCTGAAAAGGTAGGAGGTTATTAACTGCCCGTTAACTGTTAATCGCCCTAAACAGCCTAATcgctaaccgcttttaaatGAGGTTAGAAAAAACTACTAACTACCTATAGAAATGCAGTTAGCAGTTATAGAGGTAGGCAGTTAGTGGTTATAGAAGTAGGCGAGTAGCgactataaccgctaaccgcctatatatacatatgaaaGATTCATTTCTTCTCTACTAATAGCTTATTTATATAGACCTCTAATTCTAACAACTTGAGAATGTGTATACATCTTACAAGAGCCTATGCAATTTCCCATTTATGTATTTCCCTAGTTATACCTTCGTTCCACTCACCTTTCACATCTTTCTTCCTTCATCTTTGCACTGCTAATCGTGATAGTGCCCTACTCCTTATGCTGCTTTTGACCCAACTCCTTTTCATCATCCTCGCCTACAAGCCATGACTCTTCTTTTCCTCCTCTCATTCCCACACCATCAAGGGTTTATTGTTGTGTGCTTGTCTTGAAGTGCATAAACAgatgcaataatttttttttgcacaagTGATGAGCGTGTCATTGTGGGATTGAATGGAGCGTCTTTTGGGTGAGGATTGATTTAAAGGCtttgatttattgtttttttattttattttattttatttatttcttgtgttAAAATTTTGGTAAAATCAAAGTTGAAGAATTCTTTTGAATTCACCTTCTAAGAATTTTGGTTCGTGAATCTTAGctattgttatttttgtgtgcTCATTTGGATTCTCACTTTGAAAAGTGGTTATAACCGAGCGGTTATAGGattaataaccactaaccgaTGGTTATTTTATAACCCACGCTTAGGGCGAAAGCTTAAAGGTCACTATCGCTCGCAGTTATCACTCTTCACTATCCTATCCGCATTTTCACTCTAATTCGATTCTCTAAGTTATTCAAATGATTATAATgtcaatttgaaattcttagCAACCAACAAATCAGAGAAAAGTGCATTAACATTATctaatttcttgttattttgtctatatataaatatcaaatAATCCCACGTGGCTTTGGATTTTATCCTTTAGTTTTGtgagtttctaattttgtcAATTAGGTCCCTATgctgttaattttattttttttccctttgggGTATTATTGGAATTTTACAAATATGCTGTTACGATTTGACGGAAGAGGgacaaaaaacaaatttgataGCACTTCAAATCTCAGggatttaattgatataattaaAAGCTCAAGGAGAGctaattaataaagagtaatgctacacatcatcctcttgtcctctttttatcctcccaaaattgatgtgactcttaaaatcaccattgaatcaaaattcaatagtaatctatcataaatccaatggtaattttaagagccacatcaattttggggtaaCAAAAgcaggacaaggggatgatgagTAGTATTACTCattaataaaagttattttcataatttttctttattattattattattattagaattaTGAGCtcatacatatataaaagaggAATTTGCCAGTGAATCAATGTCAGCCGTAGGAAAGAGTATCTCTTTTGGAAGACCGATTCCTAaagcatataatttttaaggaaaattgaGAGAACTAAAATGATGATCAAGTTGCCCTCCCTTAGTTTTGATGTAATTCCTATATATCACATACAGAGTAGGGGATCCATGACAAGGCTTACCCCACACAGCACCGACACTTCACGTTCTGGCTGATACCCCAAGAAAACCATGTACCAAAACTCTACAACAAAAACGGAATTTCGTTTCTGTTAAAAGAATATCATGCAGGAAAAAttctacaaaaacaaaatttagaaatatttctatttctttgttGTTCCCAGCAGAGCTCTTTGTCAGTGCTACTTAATGCCGATGGTGGCAAGTTGAAGCAAACAACATCCGTTCAGGGACAAATGGACCACCAACATGAAAATAGCGAAATGCTGTCATGAAAGAAATTAAGTGTTAAATTAAATGAAGAAGCTCTTATAAGTGCCATTGCCTTAATAACCaaaaatttctatatatatgtaattattTGTATTCTCCGGTCCAGCTACTTTTCAAATTGTTAAGGGTACTGGCCTCTTTCATAACTCAACGGGCTGGTCAAATATTACAAGTGTAAAAAGTTTCCTGTATTTGAGTTTTCTTATAAAGGTTTTATTCTTGTTAGTTGAAGTGCCCCTAGTGTGCAGCATTAAGCTTATTGTGTTGTGTACGGTTGAAGCAGGTTTTCATGAGCTTCCAGGTGTTTGAATGAAATTTCTTATTCATCTAAAGGAACAAGTCTCCCTTCCCCTTGGGtcaattacttttaaaaaagaataagaaaaagaaaaagaaaaattgtgtcCAAAAGAAGTAGAGGAAACAATTAAAATCTCACCTCTCAAGGCTTCGAAATTGCAGCATTGAAGTTTGATTCACTTAAATGGGATGACAACATCGAGGTTTTTCTGAAGCAGCCAGCCTCTGGGATAAAAAAAATGACGAGCTTCCAAATGAAGATGCCAGTTCATTATCCTTGAACAACCAGGCGGTATACCTTCCATTtgactttcatcttccaccACTTGCTCTATAAATGTGGTCTCCTGTAAAAATACATGAAGTAAGTCCACAAAGTATAATATTGCACAAGTATTTTTTAGAATTGGAAACTTCAAAACAATATTGCAAAGAATATCAGGAAGAAGCAACTGTATGATGTATACCTGGAAACCCTCCTTCACTATGTCTAATTGTCGAATTGGAACCGAAGTGAGGCGTCTCCATCGCTTGGGATCCCACAAGATTGTACTGTTGAAAGCAAATCCTGACATATCAACGTGAAACCTTCGAAGTCTCTTACTTTTCTCATTTGTGTGCCATCCAATTACTTGACTCCCGTTGCAGACTGGACCCTCCAATACGGCCTTGTTTTTGCTTTGTGCAAGCATAGCAACAGGCCAAGTACCAAACCGGCTACAACGCAAACAGACCAACATCATGATTTTGCAAGAGAAGGGAAGTAGGTTATGATGCAATGCATTCTTAATGACAAAGTTTTAATAGTTAAATATTTCTATGACACCATAGCCACAACGAATAAATACTAATCGAAACACATATTAGCAGCTTCACAAAGAGACATAATTAACCCAATAAGTATGGTAATCCTCAGTTTCCTTCAGAAATAGTAGATACATTTCTCCGGCTGAATGTGTTACTCTACTAAAAGAATAAAGGAGAGGGTGTGTGGAGGAAAACATAAGAAGAAGGGAGAGATTGTGTAGAGGAAACCATTCAATGTGCCGAaatagaaggaaagaagaaaggagcgGGTGTTTGGAGCATTCAATGTACCCAAATAagtgaaataaaattgaaaatattgaaaCTTATTAGTGTTACACCATTAGAGCCAGAGGATCACAATATCACATACTCCACAACCCACAACTTTAAGGCTGAAGGATTTATGTCGTAATTAATAGGAGTGGTGTGAAAACCCTGAGTcaaataaatcatatttcttcattttttgttaATTCATGTACACAAGAGCCTAAACCACTTTAACGATGTGTTTGCGGGAGACTGGATACACATTGAGGCCTGGTTGAGAAAAGGAGCTCACGACACATTCCAATGACTCAAAAGAACAATCAAAGACGAAGCCCATAGCTATTTTGCTTCAAAGCAACCACTTTAACTCTCCTATTCTAATCACAAATACATTCTGTCATACACAATAGGAAGCACAGCAGCTCTAATCCACAagcaaaaattatatatgtccTAGCTTTCAAGGCAATTCTGAATAAGATAAGAAAAGATGTGATCCTCCAGCTAATTCCcaataacaaaaagaacaaaatcgGCCATATTCCCAAAGATAGATCGGGGAAAACATAGCTAAAAATGGGGAGCGAAAACCAACCTGATTTCTCTCAAGCTGTGAAACAACTCAAGCGAATATATGTTATCATCGTCGGCAAAATAAACGACGCCGTCGAGCCTGTGGCGCTCAATGTGCTCTAACGCCGTGTTCCTCTGATGGACGCCCCTGTCCTTCACATTGGTGGAGTTGCGAGCGCACACCAAGTGCCTGTACATCACTCCGGTTTTCCTCAGTATCTCCGCGGTCTCCATCGACGCCGCGTTCGCCTCCACCACGATCCACAGAAGCGGCGGCGGCACGAGTCGCAGCACGTGACCCAGCCGGTTCAGGGAGTATGCCTGGAGCGGCCGGTCGTACGTCGGCGTCACCACGATCAGCTGCTTCCTCGGCACCAAATCGAACCTCAGGCCTAAGCTCACCGCGCTGACTAGGGCTTCGCGCTTTTCGTCGGCCGAGACAACGTCGTTCTGCGTCGTTTTCAGCTGCTCGTTGACGAGAGGGGGCTTGATCTCGAAGGAGAAGTTGTCTCGGCGGACGCTAATGTCCCCGTCGTCGCCGTCATTGACGTGGCCGAACGGCGCTAGACCTAGCAGAAACCCTAAGAAGAAGAACAACAAGCACCTGTAGAAGAACGCTCTTCGCCGGCCGTGCTGACCTTTCCGCTGCGGATATCCGAGGAGTCGCCGGAGTCGGGCGGCTAACTCCGGCATCCGCGAGGGATGCCTTGGGCTGGAGAAGAGCTTCGGCGAGTACGGACTCCCGCCGTTCTGGTACGACCGGTCGTGATACGGCGATAAAGTCCGGCGGATCGACGCCATTATCGAATCATACACGAAAATCAAAACATTCCACTACATGATCACCGAGCCGTCGTAATCATTCTTCAAAAAGATTTTATACtagaaacaaaatcaaaacacaactGAATCAAGCTCGATCCAATGGTCCAAGAAACAGCAGCTGAATTGATTGGCTCTTCAGTAGAAAGAGAAccagagatagagagagagagagagatagagagagaggagcGTAGTGAGATCCAAGGAGTAAAAGCTCTGTGCAATGAAAAAGAGCGAGCGCTATggagttttttcctttttacagCGGAGAGTGTAGTGTAGGTGCCAGGTGGCAGGGTTGGGCACCTGGCTTTTAAGTTTTAAACTCTATCTAGGCGATGTTGGGGGCTTTGTTTATTCTGAGCTCCGCGTAGCGTGCCATTGCGATTGTAACGCGTGGCCAGTTGTATAGAACTCTGTACGCTCCCCCTCctgttcttttctctttaatCATTTGCTAATTTACTACCAATAAACTTTTCCattattcaaataatttggTTTCAAAATAGTACTTAAGAATTAAGATACGTGACGATAGACTacactttcttctttttttcgtattttttatttatttataggcataTGTGGCGTGATAACATAACCTTTTAATTTACGTGGCACAATTTTATTGGCCATTCGTTGAGAATATGTCAAACGGCACTTATACAGTTAAAACTGGACCAAAATATTGATAGAATGAATTATTTGTCACATGATCAAACTCAATtcttaattgttaaaattaaaagctttaggcctcgtttggtttgcggaatgtctattccattaggaaaaggaataactattcatgggaatagatgaaggtggaatggaataactattcctattcttttgtttggttgtaacggtggaatagaacattgcatatgtatttttttgtttggtacagtacaatacattggtgaatggaatcatattataatcaaattttctaaaacgcccttataatacaaatataatttatattcttaaggacattttttttttctttatttaagaaacataaataatcatactatgacctttttttgtttttttttttttttttttaatttcatagagttcatggcttttttttttttttcatatacaattacgctacaaaatgatttataagggaaaaaaaaaaaaaaaaaaacacacacacacacacacacagacataatcatcatatcaccatcataaaataaaataaaatagattatctgcaaagcccttttttattttattcttttttatttgttttccagcaataaacattcattctttgcttacaaagtaaaatgatttataagaaaaaaaaaaaaaaaaaaaaaaaaaaacataatcatcataaaaaaaaataaattat is a window of Alnus glutinosa chromosome 4, dhAlnGlut1.1, whole genome shotgun sequence DNA encoding:
- the LOC133866805 gene encoding probable beta-1,4-xylosyltransferase IRX9H encodes the protein MASIRRTLSPYHDRSYQNGGSPYSPKLFSSPRHPSRMPELAARLRRLLGYPQRKGQHGRRRAFFYRCLLFFFLGFLLGLAPFGHVNDGDDGDISVRRDNFSFEIKPPLVNEQLKTTQNDVVSADEKREALVSAVSLGLRFDLVPRKQLIVVTPTYDRPLQAYSLNRLGHVLRLVPPPLLWIVVEANAASMETAEILRKTGVMYRHLVCARNSTNVKDRGVHQRNTALEHIERHRLDGVVYFADDDNIYSLELFHSLREISRFGTWPVAMLAQSKNKAVLEGPVCNGSQVIGWHTNEKSKRLRRFHVDMSGFAFNSTILWDPKRWRRLTSVPIRQLDIVKEGFQETTFIEQVVEDESQMEGIPPGCSRIMNWHLHLEARHFFYPRGWLLQKNLDVVIPFK